In the Hordeum vulgare subsp. vulgare chromosome 7H, MorexV3_pseudomolecules_assembly, whole genome shotgun sequence genome, one interval contains:
- the LOC123410296 gene encoding uncharacterized protein LOC123410296, with translation MGDGGASHPTRRCNGEDRISALHDDLLGRIITRLPFTEAARTAAFATRWRNVWRSAPLVLRDTDARVPEATRVATVARALADHPGPFRTVSLFRCTAPSLDLELPEWPRILAAKGTENLAFQNKQTQPWTTLPPLPADILRCRSLQGLSLAYWKIPDDLPLAADAFPELRRLGLLWTDTSDQYIHRLLAASPVLEYLGLVLKGKPERVHVRSQSLRCLLLGLCNVEEVTVVDAPLLERVIFFKPPYGGTDCVRFKISSAPKLRVIGYLQPRIHELQIGDTIIKPDTMASPGTVVPSVQILAIKVNFGVFSEVKMLPSFLRCFPNVGTLHIESVPHDASSVTADEPTGEHHAKFWHEASPVESLRLRVRKLFIHKFRGDQNEFEFLKYAAMNARELQALLVVSPDEKSALALAHKVNEMATKLDRPLFQPWTARGLVDSRRLRNVSNSAKVPFLNVDDPFR, from the exons ATGGGCGACGGCGGCGCCTCCCACCCCACCCGACGCTGCAACGGCGAGGACCGCATCAGCGCCCTCCACGACGACCTCCTCGGCCGCATCATCACCCGCCTACCCTTCACGGAGGCCGCCCGCACCGCCGCCTTCGCCACCCGCTGGCGCAACGTCTGGCGCTCCGCCCCGCTCGTCCTCCGCGACACCGACGCCCGCGTCCCCGAGGCCACGCGCGTCGCCACCGTCGCCAGGGCCCTCGCCGACCACCCGGGGCCCTTCCGCACCGTCAGCCTCTTCCGCTGCACGGCCCCCTCCCTGGACCTCGAGCTCCCCGAGTGGCCGCGCATCCTCGCCGCCAAGGGCACCGAGAACCTCGCCTTCCAGAACAAGCAAACCCAGCCCTGGACCACCTTGCCGCCCCTCCCCGCCGACATCCTCCGCTGCCGCTCGCTCCAGGGCCTCTCGCTGGCCTACTGGAAGATCCCCGACGACCTCCCGCTCGCCGCCGACGCCTTCCCCGAACTCCGGAGGCTCGGCCTGCTATGGACCGACACGAGCGACCAGTACATCCACCGCTTGCTCGCTGCCAGCCCCGTTCTCGAGTACCTCGGGCTCGTCCTCAAGGGCAAGCCCGAGCGCGTCCATGTCCGCAGCCAAAGCCTCCGGTGCCTGCTCCTTGGGCTGTGCAATGTGGAGGAGGTCACCGTGGTGGACGCCCCGCTCTTGGAGCGCGTCATCTTCTTCAAGCCGCCTTACGGTGGAACCGATTGCGTGAGGTTCAAGATTTCTTCCGCGCCCAAGCTGCGGGTGATCGGCTACCTGCAGCCAAGAATCCACGAGCTGCAGATCGGTGACACCATCATCAAA CCTGACACAATGGCGAGCCCAGGCACCGTGGTTCCTAGCGTCCAGATATTGGCCATCAAGGTCAACTTTGGTGTCTTCTCGGAGGTGAAGATGCTGCCCAGCTTCCTAAGGTGCTTCCCCAACGTTGGCACGCTGCACATCGAG TCTGTACCGCATGATGCATCGTCAGTAACCGCTGATGAACCCACTGGAGAGCACCATGCTAAGTTCTGGCACGAGGCCAGTCCAGTCGAAAGCTTGAGATTACGCGTGAGGAAGTTGTTCATCCACAAATTCCGAGGGGACCAAAACGAGTTCGAGTTCCTCAAGTACGCGGCCATGAACGCGCGGGAGCTGCAAGCTTTGCTGGTCGTGTCGCCCGACGAAAAATCTGCTTTAGCACTGGCACACAAGGTGAATGAGATGGCAACCAAATTGGATCGTCCACTGTTTCAGCCATGGACTGCTAGAGGATTGGTGGACTCGCGCAGACTGCGGAATGTTTCCAACTCTGCTAAAGTACCCTTTCTCAATGTGGATGACCCTTTTCGCTAG